The genome window TTCTATGAGTTTTTACAAACATAGCAATTACTACATTGATCAGGGCattccagctttaaaaaaataattagaaattcAAGGATATAATACTCTTTTATCAcaataaataatgtaaaagcCTTCACATGAGTCAATCCTATCAGGCAGCTGTTGAAGCCACACTGTCACTGATACTGTAGTGAAAGCTGATTTCAGTGCAagagaaatgtttgctttcaCCCCTTGAAAACTGTACTGAGGCTGCTTTATGGCAAGCAGCAAAAATGTCATTCTACTCTTTCATTCAAAGGTGGAGGCATGGGTGTAGAACAATGCTGTTACCTGTTGGTGTTTGGAAAAACAGCTTTCCACAGAGGTTACTAATGAAATCTTTTAGAAAACACCGACCTGTTGGCAGTGGCACAGAGATAAAGCAACAGGCACAGACAAATGCTAGAGGGAATATGATCTCAGTCTCTAGAAGGTGGCATTCCCTTTCAGGATTCACTTAAATTTTTGAAGTCAGCCACTCTGGATTTCCTTCCATtacagctatttaaaaaacTGCAGATAATTCGGTTGAAAACTGGTTTTCACTCTAGAAAGTAGGAAACAAGGCATCATGTAGGAGGCTTTTGTCTGTCCTGCACCcttccttcaggcactgcatttaaagtgagctgctctgcatctcaaggtgcacataaatatatttacatttatacaCCTATGGCCTGGTTTTTTCCACCCAAAGCCAGGTGCTTACAGCATGCACTGTCCCACACTCATGCCATAGCAGCAACACACGATTTCTTTGAAAGTCTTCCTCATCTCCAGGCTCCTGAAGGCGTAGATGAGCGGGTCGATGACCGAGTTGCACATGATCAGCACCAGGTAGGCGTTGAAGTGGGCGGTGTAGCAGATGCAGTAGGGGTTCATGGGGCAGGAGATGATGAGGATGAGGTGGAGGAAGAAGGGCGCCCAGCAGAGGATGAAGACCCCCAGGAGGATGGTGATGGTGACGGCCCCCTTCATGCAGGTGCGCTGGGGGGGCACGCCCTGGGCGGGCAGCGCCGCGATGCGCTTGACGTGCAGGCGGGCGAACAGGAACATGTGCACGTACAGGGAGGCCATGAGCAGCAGCATGGTGAAGAACATGGTGATGAGACACACAATGACAGTTTTGCTCTCCGAGTAGGCAATGAAAATGATGCCGCAGATGATGCAAGCCACCCAAATGAGCACTATGAGGGACAGGGCTTTCTTCACCGTCATGATGCTGTGGTAACGGAGGGCATAGAAAATAGTGATGTACCTGTCGATGGCTATGGCCAGGAGGTTGCAAATGGAGGCTACCAGAGAAATGCAAATCATGGAGTCAAAAACATTGTCCATGTGCTGGATGAAGTGGTCGTCGATGACCAGGTAGCCGTTGCTGAGGATGGCGATCATGACGGTCTCCAGGGCGTTGGACATGCTCACCAGCATATCAGCCACggccaggctgcagaggaagaaatacATGGGAGAGTGCAGGTTGCCATTCTTCAGCACTGCCAGGATGACCAGGATGTTCTCCAGCAGGCTGATGATCCCCAGGGTCAAGAAGACCTCGGCTTTGATGAAGACCTGCTCGCAGAATCCGTCACTGCTCCTGTTGCTGGGGATGGAGTCGTTGAAGTCCACGGTGGTGTTGAGCAGCACGGGCTGAAATGAGAATGCAAAGTGTGTGGTGTTCATTGTCAGCAAAGGAgctgagctcacctgtgctTGTGGACCTGAGAGAGCACAGGctaagaagagaaaataaaaataaaaaggaaaacgAGTCCttccaagctgctgctgtgcataTGGGGTGGCACCAAGCAGGACTTTAGTCACTTTTACAAGTGCAAACACCAAACAATCTGCATTTACAGTGACTTCTACGCCAGCCTGGCATAAAATCCTTCCCCTCAGAAGAAGGTGAGCTCCAGAGCCTGTAGGCAGCAAACAGTTTTCTCTGCAGAGGAGAATCGGCAGCAGGACATTGCTGTGCTCAGTGATTAAAAACAGAGAGTTTTCCCGGCTTGGTTACCAGcatgctgcagctcagccaagCATCTGTTGCTATTTCAGtgggaagaaaggagaggagaactAAGGGATTTATACatgcaggagagaaaaaccAACTCCTACCTCAGCCTGCGAGCCGAGCACTGGCCATTGGAGAGCGAGCACCTTGGTGAGTGAcagctggagcacctggggctgcaTCCCGCGCATCCCAAACTGCCTGGCGCCCTCTGCAGACACCGAGCGCGGCCGATCCGCCGGGAAACTCCTCGGCAAAAACGGGGTTTTCATCCGGGAAAAACTTTCTGCCTGCTCCGGACCTGCCCCTGGGGAGGGTTTGGGCAGGCAGGATGCTCAAACAGCCTCCCCGCACCTTTGAGTAGGGCTAGGACCGGTCTTAACTGGGATTGTACCCATTTAAACCTCTCAGGGAATTAGGAAATTTTCATTTAGCACATAACAGCAAGGTAGGTTTTCCTTGCACTTCACtccttctgtatttctgtggtGCAATTTTCTTAGTTTGATCTTTTAAAAAGCACCAGCTGATGTCTAAACTCTTCCCACCTCATGTTTTTGCAGGAATACTTTGGAATCAAGTGCAATGCCACTTATATTAATGTTTGGGGCTTCTGTTGCAGGTTTGTTAGCTTAAAAATGTCACAAATCTCTCCCAGTTTCATTCTGAGCCTTCATAATTATTGTCTTGCACCCGTAATTCAATACCAAGAGGCAACACTCCTCAATTTTAACCTCCAGGTGACAGTTTTACAAGGACAGTATTCAGTGCAGTAGTTTTAAGTGAATAAATAGCTGGGGATTTGCCCACCAAGTTGCATaggtaataaatattttaaagatctTGGTCTCTCCCCTAAATTTGCAGTGATAGGAGCAGATACCTCAAATCAGCGAactgtctgtgctgtggtggggaACAGGTATTCCCTgcatctgcagcagcctctgctttgTGCAGAAACCCCAGTGATTCCTGCCAGCTTTCTGGGGCCATGGCGTGCACCCAGGCTGTGATTTCTGGGCAGAACAGCTCTAAATGCCcttggaaatgctgtttttccaGGTGAGCAGGGGCCCATCTCGCAAGtggcagctggaggctgtgtccccccagggtgAGGACAGGACCCAAAgacagctcagcctggggagcagcaccctCCTGGGCTTGGCTCtggatttcctgctgctgcagggacattTCTGCTTTTAGCACCCACTATTAAAGCTGTTCCCAGGAGAGATGGGCCCTtcacatcccagccctgtcaccccagcagtgtctgtgtcATTTTCCTGCCAGTGCCACACTGCTCCCAAAGCCAGGCAGAATTCCTCACCTgtcagctggggcaggaagTCATTAAATGTGTTGCATCATGAGTTTCTGAGTGTATGTGACAGCAGGACCGGCCACCATTTACACTGAGGTGCAATTTGAAGTGGAAATGGGATGTTGTACACCCAAGTGGATTAATGGCACcattaaatactaaaaatagTGGGCTAGAGTCTCCTGTGTGGTAGAAAACTCATACTGACTCTGAGGTCTCTGCTGAGAGGGGAAGAAGTCGTGTCTGCAGAAAAGACAGGAACACACGAGCCCTTATTTTCTGAAGGGtttctctgctcagcactggaaaACCTCAGTGGTCTGAAATGACACAAAATACTTTGTATTCTCCttattttctgaaggatttCTCTTCTCATCACTGGAAAACCTCTATGGTCTGAAATGacacaaaatacttttattctcattattttctgaaggatttctctgctcagcactggaaaACCTCAGTGGTCTGAAATGACACAAAGTATTTTGTATTCTCCTTGTTTTCCAAAGgatttccctgctcagcactggaaaACCTCTGTGGTCTGAAAtgccacaaaatattttgtattttgtcaGTTCCTGCTTCACGTCCAGGGGCGCAGGGATTattgcagtgcagagcaggcaggttGTTGCTCTCACCTCCACCCCGGTGCTGCAGAGGATCTGTGTCCTGGCAATGCTGCTCTGCACCCGAGGAGTGAAAATTGCCAAAAATATCCCACGTTCCTGTCCTCAGTCTCCTGGAGTGTGAAATGCACTCACcttgggcagggagcagagtaGGGGCAGAGCATTGCTCCAGCCCCTGGTGCAGGAAATGAGAAGCTCATGGCACATCTGAGTGTGTCcttgcagctctgggaatgtCCAGAAAGTGCCATCAGTGACTGAAACACCCTCCTCACCTCTTGCCTTGCTCTGCAGTCCCTGACTGATGCTCCTGTCACAGCCTGCTCTCCAGGCACTGTGAGGCATTTGTTTGACACCCAGGGAGCAGAGTGCTCCTTCAGCTATGTTCTTGTTTACTCCCTGCACTCACACCTGCTGTTTTTCCATCCCCTGGTGTGTGAACAAGAGAAGTCCTTGGTTGCTTCCTTGCAGGTGCCactctgctgtcacctcctggctgtGATCTCATGCCACGTTTCAGTCCAACAGCACCAGGGCCAGGGGCCAGGGGAGAACGAGTTCCTGGGAGGAAAAACATCCCTTGCACCATTGTTCgttccctctctcttccccccaTCAAGAATATTGTATCTCCTTCCCgtgttttattctttcagcCTCAGGCCAGAATCCCTGACCTGTTTTGTTCCCAGCAGATGGAGAGGAAATGTGAATTTCAAAACCCTGGCATGACTCAGGCTCTCATAGCTGTACTGGTCAAACAGGTGGTAAAGAAATCTCTGTGGAGCTGGCCACAAGGATCACCCTCTTCTGAGTATTTCTGAGTATTAGGAGCAGCTTTCAGACCCCCAGAAGTTTATAGAGACAAGGGGTGATTTTTATGCTTGTTTTACTTGATCCCCTAGGCTGATTCTGACTGCAGGAGAGTTGTTAATCCTCCAGAATGATTTACTGGAGGGGGGCTCTGGAGATGGGCTCCAGGGTCTCACTTAGCTGAGAAGTGGAAAACTTTTGGGATGCATCTCGAGTTCAAAACTCgtgctggctctgtgtgcaAACTCCAGCACTGGGGTGAGCTGCTGCAGTTAAACCTGTCCTCTAACTAGGACAGCTTGTACTGAGGAAAACACCCCCTGTGCTCCTATAAGGATTATTTAAAACCCCATAAAAATGATGTTCACACAGGTCCAGATTTGACAATATTTATCAGCAGCCTCATCCTTTTAGAGCGTGTTCAGAGGAAAATGCCTCTGTGTTCTGGGCTGCTGATCACTGCTCTTACCAGGGATGTGCAAGACCTGATTCCCATTCCTTTCTTGGCCAGAAAAGATGAGAGTTCCGAGCACAGAGCTGGATTTGTCAGGGTTTTGCACTGCCAGAcctttccttcagcagcagcctctgatccagccctgccatcaTCTCTGCTTATCTgcccctgccagagctgcccttcaCTCTCTGAGCCTTCCAAACTTGAAATTATTATCTAGCCCAAGAATCTCTAATGAAAGTTCTGTGTGCTTCAGTCACAGCAGATGGATCCTTTAAAGAATCACGAGCAGCCATTAAAAAAACTTCAGGACAGCCCACCCCGAGCCCACAAAGATGCAATGGGGTTAAATGTGGAAATGAGATTTATTGTGATGTCTCTTACATTACTTTCATTTGTGTTCTTTCCTAAAATAActcattttctgagaaaaataagCTGCAAATAAGAGGATGTCAGCACAGTTAATAAAGTACTGGCTGTgatgaaagcaaagcaaaggtTTGGCTGCTTTAGCTACCAGCAGAAATGAACAATCTTCCCAGgtaaaaacaaatggaaaacttTTGGGATGCATCTCGAGTTCAAAACTCgtgctggctctgtgtgcaAACTCCAGCACTGGGGTGAGCTGCTGCAGTTAAACCTGTCCTCTAACTAGGACAGCTTGTACTGAGGAAAACACCCCCTGTGCTCCTATAAGGATTATTTAAAACCCCATAAAAATGATGTTCACACAGGTCCAGATTTGACAATATTTATCAGCAGCCTCATCCTTTTAGAGCGTGTTCAGAGGAAAATGCCTCTGTGTTCTGGGCTGCTGATCACTGCTCTTACCAGGGATGTGCAAGACCTGATTCCCATTCCTTTCTTGGCCAGAAAAGATGAGAGTTCCGAGCACAGAGCTGGATTTGTCAGGGTTTTGCACTGCCAGAcctttccttcagcagcagcctctgatccagccctgccatcaTCTCTGCTTATCTgcccctgccagagctgcccttcaCTCTCTGAGCCTTCCAAACTTGAAATTATTATCTAGCCCAAGAATCTCTAATGAAAGTTCTGTGTGCTTCAGTCACAGCAGATGGATCCTTTAAAGAATCACGAGCAGCCATTAAAAAAACTTCAGGACAGCCCACCCCGAGCCCACAAAGATGCAATGGGGTTAAATGTGGAAATGAGATTTATTGTGATGTCTCTTACATTACTTTCATTTGTGTTCTTTCCTAAAATAActcattttctcagaaaaataagcTGCAAATAAGAGGATGTCAGCACAGTTAATAAAGTACTGGCTGTgatgaaagcaaagcaaaggtTTGGCTGCTTTAGCTACCAGCAGAAATGAACAATTTTCCCAGGTAAAAACCTCTGCCCTGTTTTACAaagcaaagctgattttttttttttttttaatgctgttattgcttagggtttttttcactatGAAACTATTTAATCTTCGGGGAAAggtaaagagaaaataacatttactgCTAAATGTGGATCATGGAGTTTTCTAAGAGAATTCCCCTGCGAAGTTGAATGAAAAATCTTGTTTAATGCTTGACGTGAGATTAAGCTGATAATGGCTGATAAATATGTATCACTTTCCTTTATTGTCAGTCTTTTTCAGCAACAGTTTCTGCCAGACAAAAGTggaaattttaaaggaaataaaaggataaTAAGCAAATGGTTTGCCCCATGCAGCAGGGAATTATTGTTGTCCTCAAGTTTCAAGCAGCCAAACCAGGAGTGAAAATCTCTTGAAGACCTCTTGtctgttttattctttatagAAAAGTACTTAAAAGATGAAATGTTCTCTCTTAGCAAAGCAAACTATGCTGGTTTTGAATTCTGTGCACATTTCTGGCTTTGATGGGGAATATCTGCAAACAGGGGCTGGAATTCATCCCCTGGCACTTCacagaggctgctcagagctctgctgacctgcagagctgttcagtgctcaggagctgcctcaGTAGAGTTTAAGTTTTTGATAATGGAACACTTGACAGAACGAATTAAACTTCAGGTCTGATTCAGCACATGGCTTGAGGAATATGAACTGCTTGACTACTGACttaattcaaggaaaaaaaaatctctttactAATTTTCACTGAAACATGGAGGGATCACTCGTCATAATAAAGAGCATAATCTCACTTTGGGATATTTTCTATGATTATGTAAAATGATTATGAAAGagataaaattatataatattGCTTCTAATTCACTAttctaaaactaaaaaaaatctgggattaGGAGCCTCACAAGGACCTGGCATGTGAGGAAACTGAGGTAAAGCCACAGGTGATTAAGTTCTGcctgaaatgctgtgtttttcttcaatGTCTCGAGGTTTCAGCTTTCCAAGAGCAATTTTTGTCCTGCCAGAGTCACAGGCTTCAGGATCTCTTGCAACATCAGGTATTGGATGTAATAATGTAAAGATTTCCATGGTGTTCTTCCAAGAAGTTGTagttcctgcagctcccagtcaTGCCCATAGCTAATAATGTTATTTTCTAGTCTGAGGCAAGAATGAATCTGACATCAGCTGGGGGCAGTGGAAGTTGAATTTCTTGCAGCACATTGCTGGCAGAGGTTTTCAAACTGGAAGAGTAAATCCTCACCTTACCCAACAAACTGAATCCCTGCTGAAGCCAAACCAGGAGTTTGCATCCTTTGGGATGTTATCCATGAATTCTCcttcagcaaaagcagcagcactgcaggaggggaggcagcCTGCCAAACTGGGATtagtgaggaggaggagcatGAAATCCTGATTGCAATGAGGGGGCTTCCAGATGAGGATGTCTATAATCTCAGCCAGATAAAAGGTTAATTTAAACAGACTCAACTTTGGGACATTCTGGACAATTTTCCTTCTCACCCCTGGGTAAAAGGAGACAAAGAGGAGCTGATTGCAAAACACtcaccagcacctgcaggtgCTTTTCATGTCAAAGGGGTTTTAAGTGCTTTACACTAATAATGCCCAGTGTCAGTTTTGTTCTCTCATTTACAGAGTGAGAGACAAGCAGCCGTGATTGAGCCAGCTGCACTCTGCTCTTCAGCCTCAGCAGGGCCAAATATCCCCAGGATATCTTCTTCACCTCCCTGAAGCTCCATAAATCTCattgccctgtgctgctggggctgagggatgggAGAATTTGGCATTTTCACACctgattgctgctgctgagtggcCTCGTTGCTGGACCAGAGAGAACTGAAGGATCCTGGAGGCTGGCCAGATTTAGAGATGATTGGGCTGAGCTGTCAGGTGatgtggatggatggatggatggatggatgggtggatggatggatggatggatggatggatggatgatggatgatggatggatggatgatggatggatgatggatggatgatggatggatgatggatggatgatggatggatgatggatggatgatggatggatgatggatggatgatggatggatgatggatggatgatggatggatgatggatggatgatggatggatgatggatggatgatggatggatgatggatggatgatggatggatgatggatggatgatggatggatgatggatggatgatggatggatgatggatggatgatggatggatgatggatggatgatggatggatgatggatggatgatggatggatgatggatggatgatggatggatgatggatggatgatggatggatgatggatggatgatggatggatgatggatggatgatggatggatgatggatggatgatggatggatgatggatggatgatggatggatgatggatggatgatggatggatgatggatggatgatggatggatgatggatggatgatggatggatgatggatggatgatggatggatgatggatggatgatggatggatgatggatggatgatggatggatgatggatggatgatggatggatgatggatggatgatggatggatgatggatggatgatggatggatgatggatggatgatggatggatgatggatggatgatggatggatgatggatggatgatggatggatgatggatggatgatggatggatgatggatggatgatggatggatgatggatggatgatggatggatgatggatggatgatggatggatgatggatggatgatggatggatgatggatggatgatggatggatgatggatggatgatggatggatgatggatggatgatggatggatgatggatggatgatggatggatgatggatggatgatggatggatgatggatggatggatggatgatggatggatgatggatgatggatggatgatggatggatggatggatgatggatggatgatggcGGATGGATGGctggatgatggatggatgatggatggatgatggatggatgatggatggatgatggatggatgatggatggatgatggatggatgatggatggatgatggatggatgatggatggatgatggatggatgatggatggatgatggatggatgatggatggatgatggatggatgatggatggatgatggatgtggatggatggatggatggatggatggatggattcaTTTCCAAATTCAGggcttttatttgctttgtttctgcaaATGACTTCTAGAACAGAGAGAAGCTGGTTTTTGTTATGGTTTGGGGGTAACAAGGAATTTGCTGCCCTCCAAAATGTTGTTCCTCAACaataaaatgggatttaaatgCTCTTTGGGGTTAGAGAGGTTCCCTTTTCCAGATTCTGCAGTTTGCAAAGTGAGCCAGCTTTTTTGAGCAATGTCAGACTACAGGGTGTCAATATAGaatattttctgtcagaaaCCGAACTGTCTTGatttagaaaggaaaacagatttggAAAGCCAATATGATTCATGTAACCTTGTACGATTTAATTATGGAAAACAGAAGTGGCAACTAGTTATTCTaccatttctttccttcttttttctttccagttgaAGTGTACAAGGCTATAACACATCTTTGAGTTTAATAATAACCTATAGTTATGTTTTTCTGAACAGCACATTCTCCTGTTCGGCACAAAAGAAGCTGAGGTTTAAGGTTTTGTTTGCTCTGGATATTGTCTTGAGAAGAAACGGGGTTGTCATGAAAAGGTTACATCTGCCACTCATCCTGCACCACTTCTGAAGGCAGCAATGATGGAATTGCAGCTGGTTTCACTTTTGTGGCTGCTTGGAAAGTTCCCAAAGTGTTCTGCAGCCTTGTTCCTGCAGCCAGTGCCTTGGAGGACTCCAAGCAACGAAGCCTTGGGTGGTTCCCAGAAGGGTTTTGTGTCACTGCTCCAAAACTATTGCAGAGGGGCAGAGCGAACCTGCAAcccctcctgcttctcctcaaTCCCCTCTTTGTATCTGTGCTTTATGATGATCCTCTGAGGGTTAGTTGTTAATGATTTTtggatatatagatatatatgtaatgatatagatatagatgatatagatatatagattagatatagatatagattagatagagatagagatagagatagagatagagatagagatagagatagagatagagatagagatagagatagagatagagatagagatagagatagagatagagatagagatagagatagagatagagatagagatagagatagagatagagatagagatagagatagagatagagatagagatagagatagagatagagatagagatagagatagagatagagatagagatagagatagagatagagatagagatagagatagagatagagatagagatagagatagagatagagatagagatagagatagagataaatggtataaatatatagatatagatatagatatagatatagatatagatatagatatagatatagatatagatatagatatagatatagatatagatatagatatagatatagatatagatatagatatagatatagatatagatatagatatagatatagatatagatatagatatagatatagatatagatatagatatagatatagatatagatatagatatagatatagatatagatatagatatagatatagatatagatatagatatagatatagatatagatatagatgtatCTAGATACAATATATGGAGATAGTATCACTAATTTTCTCTATTTGAGCCATGCCAGCTTGAAAGGTGGAAGGAGAGAGTCTGCTGGCAGGGATCTGTCACTGCTGTAAATTCACCCCCTGCCTCCTGGGTTATTGTTCCTTCCCTGGCTAATTAAGAGCCAGAGCATCAAATACTGCTTTTAGCACTGTGCAGAGCTGAGACTTGAACCCAGGGGACATCATTTATTTATCTTAATTACAgggtagggttttttttcctcctcaattTAGTtctggggattttggggagtgCTTGGACTTTGTGTTTGCAGCACTCCTGACTGAGGCCAGCAATAGAATTAATcccctgtgcagggcacagaTGGATGAGGAGCCCCAGTGACAGCACTGACCTGGGAAACTGTCTGTGTGGGgaaccttttgctttattctcaTCTTTattctcatctttttttctcatctttcttctcatctttattctcatattttttttcatcttcctgcCCAAGACTGAAAACAGAGTCAGGCACTGGACCAGAGCTGCCCCAGTCTGTGCTGTCAAGACCAGACAAATAAGGAGAAGGTGAGGAGGCAGCTGCAACCTCccatcatatttttaaatattttgtcgtttttaaaaaaatatttaatatttggcTTGCCAAACCCAGAGtatctgtttttaaagatgGAAGGGTTGAAGTTTCCAAAGGAGGTTGCAGGAGAAGGTCCAGGAGGAAAACACCATCCTGGACCATGGATTCTGCACATGATTAAAGggtgctgctgtttcccagctTTCAGAAGATGATCCAGCTTCCCTCAGGATTGTTTGTGCTCTCTCTTTGATCCCACAGCCAATTCCAATTCCTGTTCCAGACCTCTCAGCCCTTGCTGCTTGCCCCTGCTGTTTCCCAGGAGCCACTCCCTGGGCACAGTCCATGCTTTTCTGACTCCTCTCATTTAAACCCACAAACTCCTCAAAGTTTTTGCTTTATGGCTCAGTATTTACAGGCAGTTTCTGGTGCCACCTTGTGTCACAGAGGAGCAGATCTGTGGGGCTGTCActtcccctgggagctgcaatAATGTGGGTTTCACTTGTGGCTTtgagctgcagcctcagaaTTAACAAGGTGAGATCACCAGGGAGATTCAAAGGGTGAGACTTCTGCTTGAAACGAGCTTTAAGCagttgaaaaattaattaaattgtgAATTAGTGCTTGGGCTTTTACTGGAATTGTTCGAGGCcgggttggacagggcttggagcagcctgggatggaggaa of Ficedula albicollis isolate OC2 chromosome 20, FicAlb1.5, whole genome shotgun sequence contains these proteins:
- the MC3R gene encoding melanocortin receptor 3 codes for the protein MNTTHFAFSFQPVLLNTTVDFNDSIPSNRSSDGFCEQVFIKAEVFLTLGIISLLENILVILAVLKNGNLHSPMYFFLCSLAVADMLVSMSNALETVMIAILSNGYLVIDDHFIQHMDNVFDSMICISLVASICNLLAIAIDRYITIFYALRYHSIMTVKKALSLIVLIWVACIICGIIFIAYSESKTVIVCLITMFFTMLLLMASLYVHMFLFARLHVKRIAALPAQGVPPQRTCMKGAVTITILLGVFILCWAPFFLHLILIISCPMNPYCICYTAHFNAYLVLIMCNSVIDPLIYAFRSLEMRKTFKEIVCCCYGMSVGQCML